In the Hordeum vulgare subsp. vulgare chromosome 7H, MorexV3_pseudomolecules_assembly, whole genome shotgun sequence genome, one interval contains:
- the LOC123407052 gene encoding E3 ubiquitin-protein ligase TRAIP-like: protein MTAAAWPVCTICYEDLRPLSDQHIYCLPSCGHVFHALCLEQWLEYCPSAGGKKKGKCPICKQACGASHPPTRLFFQSTGACPTQAPPSSSQDADPEELAAEVARLEQKASSLGRALEEQRDGIQKLNAEVVRWKEQAATAETMRESTRKEKESVQWLLNAKTEELSRKTSECVRLQERSLALAKELAALKLSTDMNLQEEEILKLASLGNHGNLENAVDVLKRSLALRNKSYKDLMVQCNQLGRSESRAQQRIDKDRELIKKLRAKVLDLQKELEEKENNVIRDLRCSKKSKTDQNQTNPVNANASNGFSSPSAGYGNQTVKLDDVMQDGCNEKAQLNEVTPEVKKDLILEDKDVIDLDANDKDTIKCPTKPFGYNDYTSNTRNQSSRCERDTKEPTTFGCEPSFYVPEETSLLKHTTATGKSTFQEILMKTKLQNIQELPVLRSMNVTTSPTCKKESLTMGGISKQATRLASGTGPQTFHNLNSLSDDDFQTLPGCTGEGARKGIGKWSKGVTAPGYLGANTNKGNLIAVGPDGRGGKVKVLRGHGRFPDSRTPALWPKAQQKAGGGKGGQSNLEHFFVKR, encoded by the exons atgaCCGCCGCCGCATGGCCGGTCTGCACCATCTGCTACGAGGACCTCCGCCCGCTCTCCGACCAGCACATCTACTGCCTCCCCTCCTGCGGCCACGTCTTCCACGCCCTCTG CCTAGAGCAATGGCTGGAGTACTGCCCGAGCGCGGGCGGCAAGAAGAAGGGCAAGTGCCCCATCTGCAAGCAGGCCTGCGGCGCCTCTCACCCGCCGACCCGCCTCTTCTTCCAGTCCACGGGCGCGTGCCCCACGCAGGCACCCCCCTCCTCGTCGCAGGACGCCGACCCGGAGGAGCTCGCCGCCGAGGTCGCCCGGCTGGAGCAGAAGGCGTCGTCCCTCGGCCGGGCGCTCGAGGAGCAGCGCGACGGGATCCAGAAGCTCAACGCCGAG GTCGTTAGGTGGAAGGAGCAGGCGGCGACCGCGGAGACGATGCGGGAGTCGACTAGGAAGGAGAAAGAGTCTGTACAGTGGCTGCTCAATGCGAAAACTGAG GAGTTGTCGAGGAAGACGTCGGAGTGTGTGAGGTTGCAGGAGAGGAGCCTTGCATTGGCCAAGGAGCTTGCAGCTCTGAAACT gtcgaCTGACATGAACCTTCAGGAAGAAGAGATCCTAAAGTTGGCTTCACTGGGTAACCATGGAAACCTTGAGAATGCTGTTGACGTCCTTAAGAGATCACTCGCTCTCCGCAACAA GAGCTACAAAGACTTGATGGTCCAGTGCAATCAACTGGGAAGATCAGAAAGTCGTGCTCAGCAGAGGATTGATAAGGACAGAGAGCTGATAAAGAAGTTGAGG GCAAAGGTACTTGATCTTCAGAAGGAACtggaagaaaaggaaaataatgtcaTCAGAGACTTGAGGTGTTCAAagaaatctaaaactgaccagaaccAGACAAATCCAGTGAATGCCAATGCTAGTAATGGTTTCTCTAGTCCAAGTGCTGGATATGGGAATCAAACGGTGAAGCTTGATGATGTGATGCAGGATGGATGCAATGAGAAGGCTCAGTTGAACGAGGTGACCCCTGAAGTTAAAAAAGATCTGATCTTAGAAGACAAAGATGTGATAGACTTAGATGCCAATGACAAAGACACGATAAAATGTCCCACCAAGCCGTTTGGGTATAACGATTACACTTCGAATACACGAAATCAGTCCAGTCGCTGTGAGCGTGATACCAAAGAGCCCACGACATTTGGATGTGAGCCTTCCTTCTATGTACCAGAAGAAACATCGCTTTTGAAACACACGACGGCTACTGGAAAATCAACATTTCAGGAGATTCTTATGAAGACCAAACTGCAAAACATTCAAGAGCTTCCTGTTCTGAGAAGCATGAATGTTACAACTTCACCAACATGCAAGAAAGAATCGCTGACAATGGGTGGCATCTCTAAACAAGCAACTAGGCTTGCTTCTGGCACTGGACCTCAGACATTTCACAATTTAAATTCCCTTTCTG atgatgattttcaaacACTacctggatgcaccggtgaagggGCAAGAAAAGGCATTGGCAAATGGTCCAAGGGCGTGACAGCACCTGGTTATCtaggcgcaaacacaaacaagggcAATCTGATTGCTGTGGGGCCTGACGGGCGCGGGGGTAAGGTAAAAGTCCTGAGAGGTCATGGCCGGTTCCCG GATAGCAGGACTCCAGCACTGTGGCCTAAGGCACAGCAGAAGGCTGGAGGAGGCAAAGGTGGGCAGTCTAATCTGGAGCACTTCTTTGTTAAGAGATGA